A genome region from Arachidicoccus soli includes the following:
- a CDS encoding sensor histidine kinase yields MKKNYYVKQGAVVAFIVSQARIGMYISQIEDINVTHLIISQILLFLVCFIYWICVEYFIQSLFYYQAWIKSLIALFIGIFLSSFFHFVADLKNYKLDFLVHTSEFLLSFGIIYRGVALWMLMYPVAYYYIENKKMEKERMDMEHLKQQNLLFQLNFLQEQLNPHFLFNSLNVLKSGTKDQWAKNFTVELSSVYRYLLKYNKDEYLVALKPELDFIRSYIHILKERFEDGLFVDINVSESCYEYKIPPLSLQLLIENAVKHNILSLRNPLRIAIFDEAEYLVVRNNIQRKKGISISANGHTGIGLQNLRARYEIIAGADIIVEEQAATFTVKIPLIK; encoded by the coding sequence TTGAAAAAGAACTACTATGTAAAGCAAGGCGCTGTCGTTGCATTTATTGTCTCTCAGGCAAGGATAGGGATGTATATTTCACAAATAGAAGACATTAATGTTACGCATTTAATAATTTCACAGATTTTATTGTTTTTGGTATGTTTTATTTATTGGATCTGCGTCGAATATTTTATCCAAAGCCTATTTTATTATCAGGCATGGATTAAAAGCCTCATTGCCTTATTCATTGGAATCTTTCTTTCTTCTTTTTTTCATTTTGTGGCAGATCTAAAAAATTACAAACTAGATTTTCTTGTACATACTTCTGAGTTCTTATTGTCATTTGGTATTATTTATCGAGGTGTCGCGTTATGGATGCTGATGTATCCGGTTGCTTATTATTATATAGAGAATAAAAAGATGGAAAAAGAAAGAATGGATATGGAACATTTGAAGCAACAGAACTTATTATTCCAATTGAACTTTTTGCAGGAACAATTAAATCCTCATTTTCTTTTTAATTCTTTAAATGTTTTAAAGTCCGGCACAAAAGATCAATGGGCCAAGAATTTTACAGTTGAGTTATCAAGTGTATACCGTTATTTGCTTAAGTATAATAAGGATGAATATTTGGTTGCCTTAAAACCGGAGCTAGATTTTATACGTTCATATATACATATTCTAAAGGAGCGTTTTGAGGATGGGTTATTTGTAGATATAAATGTTTCTGAAAGCTGTTATGAATATAAAATACCTCCATTATCTCTTCAATTGCTAATTGAGAATGCCGTGAAACATAATATCTTATCATTAAGAAATCCCTTGAGAATAGCAATTTTCGATGAAGCAGAATATCTTGTGGTGAGAAATAATATTCAACGAAAGAAGGGTATATCTATTTCCGCTAATGGTCATACCGGGATTGGGTTACAAAATCTTAGAGCCCGATATGAAATAATAGCCGGAGCTGATATAATCGTAGAAGAACAAGCTGCAACATTTACCGTCAAAATTCCATTGATCAAATGA
- a CDS encoding phosphoadenylyl-sulfate reductase — protein MVDALKILIDKISGLNETEALQLLSARFPNEITFSSSFSWEDQAITHLILSNKLPIEIFTLDTGRMFSETYYVWSRTNETYHTKIKPYYPQHAPLQEYVEENGPNAFYESLDLRKQCCFIRKVEPLNRALKGMKVWVTGLRAEHSPDRHNLQQLEWDESHQLFKYHPLLNWTTEEVKSFIAKNHIPYNTLHDKGFVSIGCAPCTRAIKEGEDFRAGRWWWEDNSKKECGLHVHQ, from the coding sequence ATGGTGGATGCGCTTAAAATATTAATCGACAAAATTAGTGGACTAAACGAAACGGAAGCGCTTCAATTGTTGTCTGCTAGATTTCCAAATGAAATTACTTTTTCAAGTAGTTTTAGCTGGGAAGATCAGGCTATCACGCATTTAATTTTGTCCAATAAATTGCCTATCGAGATTTTTACTTTAGATACCGGTAGGATGTTTAGTGAAACTTATTACGTCTGGAGCAGGACAAATGAAACTTATCATACAAAAATAAAACCCTATTATCCGCAGCACGCGCCATTGCAAGAATATGTTGAAGAAAATGGTCCCAATGCATTTTACGAATCGCTGGATCTGCGCAAACAATGTTGTTTTATTCGTAAAGTAGAGCCATTGAACCGTGCATTAAAGGGAATGAAAGTTTGGGTGACTGGTTTACGTGCTGAGCATTCGCCGGATAGGCATAACCTTCAACAATTGGAATGGGATGAAAGTCATCAGCTATTTAAATATCATCCACTGTTGAACTGGACTACTGAGGAAGTAAAAAGCTTTATTGCAAAGAATCATATTCCTTATAATACACTGCACGATAAAGGTTTTGTAAGCATTGGGTGTGCGCCTTGCACCCGCGCCATTAAAGAGGGAGAAGATTTTCGTGCCGGTCGTTGGTGGTGGGAGGATAATAGTAAAAAAGAGTGCGGTTTGCACGTGCATCAATAA
- a CDS encoding sensor histidine kinase, which yields MMKQRFTWRILFALIAMAIVIGSVFYTNYLSSKLARIETQTMENWVEAHRTIAKASGETNLNLAVKISSENEDIPIIETNERDSITNNYFNLDSVVVKKDADYLKNKLAQFKKLHAPIILELSTNPLVENKYYYGETRLQKELRYFPIIQLLIVAFFISFIVIAQRSENHNTQNRLWVGMAKETAHQLGTPLSSLAGWSEILKNIPGNETILPEVEKDIERLKLVSDRFAKIGSQPKLERKDVVAQIENMVSYIKKRAGDHIVFSVVATENPLFANISAELFDWVMENLLKNALDAMDGQGALSIYVKRMGHQIIIDITDTGKGIAYRNLKKIFSPGFTTKKRGWGLGLALTKRIIHEYHHGNISIKSSEVGKGTTFRIVLNA from the coding sequence ATGATGAAGCAGCGTTTCACTTGGCGTATCTTATTTGCACTTATTGCTATGGCGATTGTGATAGGTAGTGTGTTTTATACCAACTACTTATCTTCCAAACTGGCACGCATTGAAACCCAAACAATGGAAAATTGGGTAGAAGCACATCGCACGATTGCCAAAGCATCCGGCGAAACTAATCTCAATCTGGCCGTAAAAATATCTTCCGAAAATGAAGATATTCCCATCATTGAAACCAATGAACGCGACAGCATTACCAACAACTATTTCAATCTTGATTCTGTTGTCGTAAAGAAAGATGCAGATTATCTGAAGAATAAACTAGCCCAGTTTAAGAAATTACATGCCCCTATTATCTTGGAATTGAGCACAAATCCTTTAGTTGAAAATAAATATTATTACGGTGAAACACGCTTGCAGAAAGAACTTCGTTATTTTCCGATAATTCAACTATTAATCGTAGCTTTTTTTATAAGTTTTATTGTTATTGCCCAAAGAAGTGAGAATCATAATACCCAAAACCGTTTATGGGTAGGTATGGCAAAAGAAACTGCGCATCAATTAGGCACCCCCCTCTCCAGTCTTGCAGGCTGGTCAGAAATATTAAAGAATATTCCAGGCAATGAAACTATATTACCGGAAGTGGAAAAAGATATTGAACGTTTGAAACTGGTCAGTGATCGTTTTGCGAAAATCGGCAGTCAACCGAAATTAGAAAGAAAAGACGTGGTGGCGCAAATAGAGAACATGGTTTCTTACATAAAAAAGCGAGCAGGCGATCATATTGTTTTTTCTGTTGTGGCAACTGAAAACCCGTTGTTCGCAAATATTTCTGCAGAATTGTTTGACTGGGTTATGGAGAATCTATTAAAAAATGCACTTGATGCGATGGATGGTCAAGGCGCCCTATCTATTTATGTAAAAAGGATGGGACATCAAATAATTATTGATATTACAGACACTGGAAAAGGAATCGCATATAGAAATCTGAAGAAAATTTTTAGCCCGGGATTCACAACCAAGAAGCGTGGCTGGGGGTTAGGACTTGCCTTAACGAAACGCATTATCCATGAATATCATCATGGAAATATATCTATAAAATCGAGTGAAGTAGGCAAAGGCACTACGTTTCGTATTGTTTTAAATGCCTAA
- a CDS encoding LytR/AlgR family response regulator transcription factor — MKVLIIEDEIKAAKELESLLHEIRNDIEVCAFLQSIEDTINWFKTNEEPDLIFSDISLADGVSFDIFKEIAITAPIIFCTAYNEFALQAFENNGFDYLLKPIEKEKLQKSFSKLKQLKAISLEESDDYKKRLHNLMGQFPVGYKSSLLTYFRGIITPVNTSEISFIYTDNERNFAVANAVHFELRETLDNLMTALNPQEFYRANRQFIIHRKSIDKIETLHTRKLLVSLCDLKIKTVIVSKAKATDFLKWVEGFV; from the coding sequence ATGAAAGTATTAATTATTGAAGATGAAATTAAAGCTGCTAAAGAGTTAGAATCTTTATTGCATGAGATACGCAATGACATTGAAGTCTGTGCCTTTTTACAATCGATTGAGGATACAATTAATTGGTTTAAGACGAATGAAGAACCTGATTTGATTTTTTCGGATATTTCTCTGGCCGATGGAGTAAGTTTTGATATTTTTAAGGAAATTGCTATAACAGCACCCATTATTTTTTGTACTGCTTATAACGAATTTGCGCTTCAGGCCTTTGAAAATAATGGTTTTGATTATTTATTAAAGCCCATTGAAAAGGAAAAGCTGCAAAAAAGTTTCAGTAAACTGAAACAATTAAAGGCTATCAGCCTGGAGGAATCAGATGATTATAAGAAGCGGTTACATAATTTGATGGGACAATTTCCGGTGGGATACAAAAGCTCTTTACTCACTTATTTTCGAGGGATTATTACGCCTGTAAATACTTCTGAAATTTCCTTTATTTATACAGATAATGAAAGGAATTTTGCAGTAGCAAATGCTGTACATTTTGAGTTGAGAGAAACATTGGATAACCTAATGACAGCGCTTAATCCCCAAGAGTTTTATCGAGCAAATCGTCAGTTTATAATTCATAGAAAATCTATTGATAAAATTGAAACTTTACATACTCGTAAGCTTCTTGTAAGTCTTTGTGACCTAAAAATAAAGACCGTTATTGTCAGCAAGGCTAAGGCTACTGATTTTTTAAAATGGGTAGAAGGCTTCGTTTAA
- a CDS encoding MBL fold metallo-hydrolase translates to MKIIPISEGAFTIDATKKFIPFDPGQDDLQNRTVGSLLVEIQPFLIITSKDILLLDTGLGFQKNDMLQIHQFLQQHGVGAGDVTKVLLSHLHKDHSGGISFTDKNNERQLTFPNAAYYVQEKELKYALEGNSPSYLKEDIAILENHSQVKLLNGDGIIDNYITYKVTGAHSPYHQVFWIKEEGEIIFYGADDAPQLNQMKKRFIAKYDYDGRKCMELRQQWWKEGETGKWTFLFYHDVKTPIFSF, encoded by the coding sequence ATGAAAATAATACCCATTTCTGAAGGTGCTTTTACAATAGATGCCACCAAAAAGTTTATTCCATTTGATCCAGGGCAAGACGATCTACAAAATAGAACTGTCGGCAGTTTGTTGGTAGAGATTCAACCTTTCCTAATTATCACTTCAAAAGATATTTTATTGTTGGATACAGGATTGGGGTTTCAAAAAAATGATATGTTACAAATTCATCAATTTTTGCAGCAGCATGGTGTCGGAGCTGGAGATGTAACGAAAGTTTTGTTATCGCATTTGCACAAAGATCATTCAGGCGGCATTAGTTTTACTGATAAAAATAATGAACGCCAACTTACCTTTCCCAATGCCGCTTATTATGTACAAGAAAAAGAATTGAAATATGCCTTGGAAGGTAATAGTCCATCATATTTAAAAGAAGATATAGCGATTTTAGAGAATCATTCACAGGTAAAACTGCTAAATGGAGATGGAATCATTGATAACTATATTACCTATAAAGTTACTGGTGCGCACAGCCCATATCATCAAGTATTTTGGATAAAAGAAGAAGGTGAAATAATTTTCTATGGAGCCGATGACGCGCCACAATTAAATCAGATGAAAAAACGCTTTATTGCTAAATATGATTATGATGGTCGCAAATGCATGGAGCTTCGACAGCAGTGGTGGAAAGAAGGAGAAACGGGGAAATGGACTTTCCTTTTCTATCACGATGTAAAAACGCCGATATTTTCTTTTTGA
- a CDS encoding BamA/TamA family outer membrane protein — MRHKIYFQVLSSIIFLVIADVSYAQKNLYHKFVDKFLSNKEDTVRKNTFFPFPVGAYSPETELEYGVAAIYSFYVDKSDRLEHPSTLNFLGTHTTKNQSKLKLTSDIWSRENKYHYTTEFRYQDFPYYFYGIGNHTMEADKDLINEKKWVIAGSADKKVAKNYYLGLAAGFENYINNELQPGGIFSAGNYYGKNGGKRAYIGVEQIYDSRNNISYTTKGFFGKLSFDYTPDLFGGENFTGTYVNFDGRYFTPITSKITLAFNSIYQHIDAANVPFYLLPKLGGDNMMRGYYQGRYRDRSLLAGQSEIRYRFIPRFGVVAFGGLGSVFGEEKFSIDMLKPSYGAGLRYFFDLNKGLTLRLDYGLGQKLPNEKRQSGVYFSMDEAF; from the coding sequence ATGAGACATAAAATATATTTTCAAGTTTTAAGTAGTATTATCTTTTTAGTTATAGCTGATGTATCTTATGCACAGAAAAACCTCTATCATAAATTTGTAGATAAATTTCTGTCAAACAAAGAAGATACTGTTCGTAAAAATACTTTTTTTCCTTTTCCTGTCGGCGCATATTCTCCTGAAACTGAGCTAGAATATGGGGTGGCGGCAATTTATTCTTTCTATGTAGATAAATCTGACCGTTTAGAGCACCCTTCTACACTTAATTTTTTAGGCACCCATACGACTAAAAATCAATCAAAGCTAAAACTCACCTCAGATATTTGGAGTAGAGAGAATAAATATCATTATACTACTGAATTTCGGTATCAGGATTTTCCTTATTATTTCTATGGAATTGGCAATCATACAATGGAGGCGGATAAGGACTTAATTAATGAGAAAAAATGGGTAATTGCTGGTTCCGCAGACAAAAAGGTAGCTAAGAACTATTACCTTGGACTGGCTGCAGGATTTGAAAATTATATTAATAACGAACTGCAGCCCGGTGGTATATTTTCTGCGGGAAATTATTATGGGAAAAATGGTGGAAAGCGTGCTTATATTGGGGTAGAACAGATATATGATTCGCGTAATAATATTTCCTATACTACTAAAGGCTTTTTCGGGAAGTTAAGTTTTGACTATACGCCTGATTTATTTGGAGGAGAAAATTTTACCGGTACATATGTAAATTTTGATGGCAGGTATTTTACGCCGATAACTTCGAAAATTACGTTGGCTTTTAACTCTATTTATCAACATATTGATGCTGCGAATGTGCCCTTTTACCTTTTGCCAAAATTGGGTGGGGATAATATGATGCGTGGCTATTATCAAGGTAGATATAGGGATAGAAGTCTGTTGGCCGGTCAATCAGAGATTCGTTATCGTTTCATTCCTCGTTTTGGAGTGGTTGCTTTTGGTGGGTTGGGGAGTGTATTTGGCGAAGAGAAATTCTCCATAGATATGTTGAAGCCAAGTTATGGTGCTGGTCTGCGCTATTTCTTCGATTTAAACAAAGGGTTGACTTTACGCCTGGATTATGGACTTGGTCAGAAACTTCCTAATGAGAAAAGACAAAGCGGAGTTTATTTTTCCATGGATGAAGCATTCTAG
- the uvrB gene encoding excinuclease ABC subunit UvrB: MPFELQSEYQPSGDQPNAIKQLTEAIENGEQFQTLLGVTGSGKTFTMANVIQNIQRPTLVLTHNKTLVAQLYGEFRQFFPDNAVGYFVSYYDYYQPEAFMPVSNTYIEKDLSINEELDKLRLQATAQLLSGRRDIIIVASVSCIYGMGNPAEFEKGIVRIHRGQTISRQGFLHSLVNSLYNRTQVDFTRGSFRVKGDTVDINLPYVDYGYRVTFFDDYIEEIERIDVITNARIDKMENAAIFPANLYLAPKDLMQEITYEIQDEMRAQTDYFTSIHKKIEAQRIKDRVDYDLEMMRELGYCNGIENYSRFFDRRAPGTRPFCLLDYFPKDFLCIIDESHQTIPQLSGMYGGDRSRKLTLVEYGFRLPSAIDNRPLSFNEFENMIGQTVFVSATPGNYELEKTEGVVVEQIVRPTGLLDPPIEVRPSHNQIDDLLDEIDQQVKKGGRVLVTTLTKRMAEEMDKYLFKLNISSKYIHSDVDTLERVEILRQLRLGDIDVLVGVNLLREGLDLPEVTLVAILDADKEGFLRNEKSLTQTAGRAARNANGRVIFYADKITMSMQRTIDETNRRREKQIGYNLIHHITPTTITKSKEQVFAQTSVLDIKGFDEHKSYAIDYDKDIVEQTLTESESMYANKKTIPQLEKAILTTRKQMEKAAKDLDFIEAAKLRDEMLALQKELKELK; this comes from the coding sequence ATGCCTTTCGAATTACAATCAGAATATCAGCCCTCCGGCGACCAACCAAACGCCATAAAACAATTGACTGAAGCCATTGAAAATGGCGAACAGTTTCAAACATTATTGGGTGTAACTGGCTCGGGTAAAACTTTTACCATGGCCAATGTAATTCAAAATATACAAAGGCCTACCTTGGTTTTAACACATAATAAAACACTTGTAGCTCAATTATATGGGGAGTTTCGGCAATTTTTTCCCGATAATGCAGTGGGTTATTTTGTAAGTTATTACGATTATTATCAGCCCGAGGCTTTTATGCCTGTGAGCAATACCTATATCGAAAAAGATCTAAGTATTAATGAAGAATTAGATAAACTGCGCTTACAAGCTACCGCACAATTGTTGAGTGGAAGGCGCGATATCATTATCGTTGCGAGTGTGAGCTGTATTTATGGCATGGGTAATCCGGCTGAATTTGAAAAAGGCATTGTACGCATTCACAGAGGGCAAACAATTTCCCGGCAAGGATTTTTACATTCACTCGTTAATTCCTTATATAATCGTACACAAGTGGATTTCACACGCGGTAGTTTTCGCGTAAAAGGAGACACGGTAGATATTAATTTGCCTTACGTTGACTATGGTTATCGCGTTACTTTTTTTGACGATTATATCGAAGAAATTGAGCGTATTGACGTCATTACCAATGCGCGAATCGACAAAATGGAGAATGCGGCGATATTTCCTGCGAATCTTTACCTCGCACCAAAAGATTTAATGCAAGAAATTACTTATGAGATACAAGATGAGATGCGTGCGCAAACAGATTACTTCACAAGTATTCATAAAAAAATAGAAGCGCAGCGCATCAAAGATCGTGTGGATTATGATTTAGAAATGATGCGTGAATTAGGTTATTGTAATGGTATTGAAAACTACTCTCGCTTCTTTGATCGTCGTGCGCCGGGCACAAGACCCTTCTGTTTACTAGATTATTTTCCAAAAGATTTTCTGTGTATAATTGACGAAAGTCACCAAACAATTCCGCAATTATCGGGTATGTATGGCGGTGACCGTAGTCGTAAATTAACTTTGGTTGAATATGGATTTCGTTTACCCAGCGCCATTGACAACAGACCTTTGAGTTTCAATGAATTCGAAAATATGATTGGCCAAACTGTCTTTGTTTCAGCTACGCCGGGAAACTATGAATTAGAAAAAACAGAAGGTGTAGTTGTAGAACAAATTGTACGCCCGACCGGTCTTTTGGACCCCCCAATTGAAGTTCGTCCAAGCCACAACCAAATAGATGATTTATTAGATGAAATAGATCAGCAAGTAAAGAAAGGCGGTCGCGTTTTGGTTACTACTCTGACCAAAAGAATGGCAGAAGAAATGGATAAATATTTATTCAAGCTCAATATCAGCTCCAAATATATCCATAGCGATGTAGACACTTTGGAGCGGGTGGAAATATTACGCCAACTACGTTTAGGCGATATAGATGTGCTGGTGGGTGTGAATCTTTTACGTGAAGGATTGGATTTACCGGAAGTAACTTTAGTCGCCATTTTGGATGCAGATAAAGAAGGTTTTTTAAGAAATGAGAAGTCGCTCACACAAACAGCAGGGCGTGCCGCCCGTAATGCCAACGGTCGCGTAATTTTTTACGCTGACAAAATTACAATGAGTATGCAAAGGACAATTGATGAGACTAATCGGCGAAGGGAAAAGCAAATTGGCTACAATTTAATACACCACATCACTCCAACGACAATCACAAAGAGCAAAGAACAAGTATTTGCACAAACTTCTGTCCTGGATATCAAAGGTTTTGATGAGCATAAATCTTACGCTATCGATTATGATAAAGATATTGTCGAACAAACCCTTACTGAGAGTGAGTCTATGTATGCCAATAAAAAGACCATCCCACAATTAGAGAAAGCAATTCTTACAACCAGAAAACAAATGGAGAAGGCAGCAAAAGACTTAGACTTTATAGAAGCCGCAAAACTTAGAGATGAAATGCTGGCCTTACAAAAAGAGTTGAAAGAGTTGAAGTAA
- the ruvA gene encoding Holliday junction branch migration protein RuvA — translation MIAFLKGNFVNKTPANVVVEVNGVGYDVQISLNTFSAISQLDNGLLYTHLQITENAHTLFGFATINEKLLFLQLIAVSGVGASTARMMLSGMKPEEIIKAIVQSNTAQLEKIKGIGRKSAERLIVELKDKLAKLHDINVVSGLPTMPTVASDAVDALIALGIGKSLAEATVKKTMKEADEHITLEMLIKLSLKNL, via the coding sequence ATGATAGCGTTCTTAAAGGGCAATTTTGTCAACAAGACACCGGCCAATGTGGTTGTAGAAGTAAATGGCGTCGGTTACGATGTGCAGATAAGTTTAAATACATTCTCTGCAATTAGCCAATTAGATAATGGATTGTTATATACGCATTTGCAGATTACTGAAAATGCACATACTCTTTTTGGCTTTGCCACTATTAATGAAAAATTATTGTTTCTACAGTTAATTGCCGTTTCTGGCGTAGGAGCTTCCACTGCTAGAATGATGCTTTCTGGAATGAAACCAGAAGAAATTATAAAAGCTATTGTGCAATCCAATACTGCCCAACTCGAAAAAATAAAAGGTATTGGCCGAAAATCTGCTGAAAGGCTTATTGTAGAGTTGAAAGATAAGTTGGCAAAACTGCACGATATAAATGTTGTCAGTGGCTTGCCCACCATGCCTACGGTTGCCTCTGATGCTGTGGATGCATTAATTGCTTTGGGCATCGGAAAATCTTTGGCAGAGGCTACGGTGAAAAAAACGATGAAAGAAGCCGATGAGCATATTACATTGGAGATGCTGATAAAACTTTCTTTGAAGAATTTGTAA
- a CDS encoding tautomerase family protein — MPLVRISLDRKFSKETKDIISTSVHQALMQEFNVPHDDYFQIIEELNTSQIKYPESYLGIHHSSEIIFIQIIAALGRSIDQKRRLYKEIAERIERGTEITKNNVFIVLLENAGAENWSFGNGEIQEIKHIKNNII, encoded by the coding sequence ATGCCATTGGTAAGAATAAGTTTGGATAGAAAGTTTTCGAAAGAGACCAAAGATATTATTTCTACTTCTGTTCATCAGGCGCTGATGCAGGAATTCAATGTTCCACATGACGATTATTTTCAGATCATAGAAGAGTTAAATACATCGCAAATAAAATACCCCGAATCTTATCTTGGCATTCATCATTCTTCTGAAATAATATTCATACAAATAATTGCTGCACTAGGTAGATCTATTGACCAGAAAAGGAGACTATACAAAGAAATTGCAGAACGTATAGAGCGTGGTACAGAAATAACCAAGAACAATGTGTTTATTGTCTTGTTGGAAAATGCGGGCGCAGAAAATTGGTCATTTGGCAATGGTGAAATTCAAGAAATAAAACACATAAAAAATAATATTATATAA
- the ltrA gene encoding group II intron reverse transcriptase/maturase: protein MNQQSEAEKKVEKSSSSRDVKPPEEARALDGAVAGDRIEKGSNPPELRLIDKLLNIDNLNEAFIKVVDNKGAAGVDGMEVGDLKLFLRKNWPTIEQQLKQGKYKPQPVKKVEIPKPDGGVRMLGIPTVLDRFLQQALLQVLTPIWEPTFSDNSFGFRPGRKAIDAVKRAKGYQEEGYRIVIDMDLSKFFDEIPHDRLMSKIMLKTPGEREIHKLIHGYLTAGMMKDGLIEDRSKGSPQGSPCSPLLSNIVLDELDKELEKRGHRFCRYADDVNVYVKTKRAGDRAAASIQNFVEKKMKLKVNKEKSKVDRPVKRKFLGFSFYYKKGKQMGIRVAPKSVTRLKETLRDLFHQGRGRSLPGFIHNDLNPVIRGWFNYYRPADMKSLSQDLDEWIRHRLRNILWRQWKRNWTRFLNLRKGGLSEEHAVRSAFNQRGPWFNSGASHMNLAFPKKYFDELRLFSFVDAYKVYTASQESSSPT from the coding sequence ATGAATCAACAGTCAGAAGCAGAAAAGAAGGTGGAAAAATCTTCATCATCAAGGGATGTAAAACCTCCGGAAGAGGCAAGGGCCCTCGATGGTGCCGTTGCTGGTGACCGCATAGAGAAAGGAAGTAATCCCCCTGAACTCCGCTTAATTGACAAACTCCTAAACATTGATAACTTGAATGAAGCTTTCATTAAAGTCGTAGACAATAAAGGAGCTGCCGGAGTAGATGGGATGGAAGTAGGAGATCTAAAATTATTTCTAAGGAAAAATTGGCCGACAATAGAGCAGCAGCTGAAACAAGGAAAATACAAACCGCAGCCAGTCAAGAAGGTAGAGATACCCAAGCCAGACGGTGGTGTGCGCATGTTAGGTATTCCTACAGTATTAGACAGGTTTCTGCAACAAGCTCTATTGCAAGTCCTTACCCCAATCTGGGAGCCAACCTTCTCGGACAATAGCTTCGGCTTTCGTCCGGGTCGCAAAGCGATCGATGCGGTAAAGCGAGCAAAAGGATATCAGGAAGAGGGATATCGGATTGTTATCGACATGGACCTCTCAAAATTCTTCGATGAGATTCCTCACGATAGACTAATGAGCAAAATCATGCTAAAAACGCCGGGAGAACGAGAAATTCACAAACTCATCCATGGATATTTAACTGCCGGAATGATGAAAGATGGACTAATTGAAGATCGATCAAAGGGCTCTCCACAAGGGTCCCCTTGTAGTCCACTCTTGTCTAATATCGTGCTCGATGAACTAGACAAAGAATTGGAAAAACGTGGCCATCGATTTTGCCGTTATGCTGATGATGTTAATGTGTATGTGAAGACGAAAAGAGCAGGTGATAGGGCTGCCGCCTCCATTCAGAATTTTGTCGAGAAAAAGATGAAACTGAAAGTAAACAAGGAAAAGAGTAAGGTCGACAGACCGGTAAAACGGAAGTTTCTCGGTTTCTCCTTCTATTATAAGAAGGGAAAACAAATGGGTATTCGAGTTGCTCCTAAAAGCGTTACTCGTTTAAAGGAAACACTTAGAGACCTATTCCATCAAGGCCGTGGGCGTAGTTTACCTGGATTTATCCACAACGATCTTAATCCCGTTATACGAGGTTGGTTTAACTACTACCGTCCTGCAGATATGAAATCCCTCAGCCAAGATTTGGACGAATGGATTCGACACCGCTTACGCAACATTCTTTGGCGACAATGGAAACGCAATTGGACAAGATTCTTGAACCTCCGTAAAGGTGGGCTATCCGAGGAGCATGCAGTTCGCTCTGCCTTTAATCAGCGTGGACCGTGGTTCAACTCCGGTGCCTCACACATGAATCTCGCATTTCCTAAGAAATATTTTGATGAGCTACGACTTTTTAGCTTCGTAGATGCCTATAAAGTCTACACAGCTTCTCAGGAAAGTAGTTCTCCAACGTAA